The genome window CGCTGTTTCCAGTATAAATACGAGCTTTACCTGATTTCAGTCTTTTGATATCTAAACCCAAATCCTGCGCTATGTTACCGACTAAAGAGCCTTTCGCCATTTCCTCTGGAATGGAGTAACTGACCTGCCCGTgcactgaactgagagagaggaCCGAGATAAACAACAGTACTTGCCGTGTCATTGTTCTATCCGACATTTTCCCTTCACCATGAAACAACAAGCAGGTTATACTCCGTAAAACAGACTGCAATATTCCATTAGTTAACAGTCGAAAACATCAAAGGTAATTGACAAAAAATGTCACAATTCTGGAACAAAAGAATCTCAGGCTGGTGTCTCCGTGCTTGGTGTTCTCTCTAACTCGGACTGCGCGCTCTGCGTggggctctttctctctctaatatgTCGAGATGACGGGGGAGGTACTGCTGCAAATCTGCTCTAAAACTGCAACACACTGACCGACAGCGGCCCATTGAGTTCAATGAAATGAACTACACAATATTAATTAAAGAAAATGTATAGAGGTATTTTCGGTCAACAATAGTACTTTCAAGTTTAAACTAGCCCACTGACAGAACATATCAAACATTACACGACCTTAATTCTCATCAATGGCAATATACATCTAATGCCATATATATTCTGAAATACTTCAGCGTTCTATTAAGTTAAAGTAACATCACAAAGCATATCCCATGGCAAGAAAAATGCATGAAATATTAAACAAGAAGCTAATGCAGAATCTAAATGAAATGACGACACAGTATATCAGAGGAGTATGATAAGATGAATGTGAGTGAAGTAGGCCGATTGAATGTTAACACGGAGTCAAATAGCAACACGTCTTCACTTGAATCATGTCACCGACATAACACATTGAAGGTACATAGGCCTGTCAGTCGTTGCTCAAAATAGATTTAGATTGTTCTAGACAAGCGGGAAAATGTTGACACACTCGTGTAGTTGTGAATTATGCACTGAGAACCATCTCTGACTTTAGTTCTACATCACACTTTGACGTTTGAATGGAACTCTCACTGGAGCTCAATGAAAGAAAAGCGGCGCTGTCCACAGCCCTGGTGCTGAGAAGGACAGAAGTAGGCGATCTGAAAATGCAACCGGCATATGACGAAAGGCTGTAAGCAAGAACACTTGAGTAAATAGTACAAATCATTTTCATCAACACCAACCTCTAGTGGAGAGTCTGGTTCATCCAAGATGTTCCTTTCACTCTGCATCCGCTGCATCGTCCCTGTAGAGCTGGGGTCCATTATCAGTACGTTCTGACTACAGGGTCTGGCGAACTGACAGTCACTCTTTCTTGAGTCAGTCGTCCTGCACACCTCGTAATTGTACACGTGCTGTAGAGTTCCTGTCCCCAAAGTGTCTGCGTAACGCGGTGGATAATACGGAATAACCGGGAGGTTGGAATGATAGAGGATGCGAGACTGTCTCCATCTGTATATTTTCACTGATATAATAACAACTAAACATGTGATGAACAGAAATGAGACTACAGCCAAAGCCAAGACTAAGTAAAAAGTCAGGTTGTCATTGTACTCCTTGTCGTGCGTAAAGTCAGTGAACTCCGAGAGCACTTCAGGGAAACTGTCCGCCACCGCCACGTTAACATTGACTGTAGCTGAACGCGCGGGCTGCCCGTTGTCCTCCACTACGACAGTGAGCCTTTGTTTCACAGCATCTTTATCATTGACTTGGCGTATAGTTCTTATTTCTCCATTCTGTAAGCCCACTTCAAACAGCGCCCTGTCTGTCGCTTTCTGCAGTTTATACGAGAGCCAGGCATTCTGTCCAGAGTCCACATCAACAGCCACCACTTTAGTAACAAGATAGCCCACATCTGCTGAACGAGGCACCATTTCAGCCACCAGAGAGCTGCTAGTCTGGACTGGGTACAGAACCTGAGGCGCATTGTCGTTCTGGTCATGGATCATTATTTTCACAGTCACATTGCTACTGAGTGGAGGGGAGCCTCCATCCTGCGCTTTTACGCGGAACTGGAAATCCTTGATCTGCTCGTAGTCAAAAGAGCGCACTGCATGGATGACTCCGCTATCAGCACTAACGGACACATATGAGGAGACGGGCACTCCGTTAACCGAGTCCTCCTCCAGTATGTAAGAAACACGGGCATTCTGGTTCCAGTCAGCGTCTCTGGCTTTCACTGTGAATATAGAGAGGCCCGGTGTGTTGTTTTCTATAATGTAGGCCTCATATGAGCTCCTCTCAAAGACAGGCGCGTTGTCATTCACATCTGATATGTGTAAGGTGAGAGTGACGCTGCTGGAGAGCGAGGGCACGCCCTCATCAGAGCACGTCACAATGATGTTATACTCAGAGGCTCTCTCTCGGTCCAAGTCGCCATCAGTTACTAGGCTATAGAATCCATTAGATGTAGATTTAATGGTGAAGGGAATATTTTCATTTATCCCACAGTTCACCTGACCGTTATGGTCAGAGTCCGGATCGTTAACGTTGATCATAGCTATAACTATATTTGGGCTCGAGTCCTCAGCTATTGAACTAGACTTTGACATTATATTAATAACGGGACTGTTGTCGTTGACGTCAATAATATCTATGATTATTTTACTAGAATCGGATAGCCCTCCCTCATCCATTGCCTCAATAAACATTTGATAATGTTGAGCTTTTTCATAATCTATTTGACCAATGAGTCTAAGTTCACCACTGTCGCTGTCTAACTCAAACAGATCAGTACTGCTGGACAAAGAATAGCTAACGAGACTATTTGATCCTTTATCCGCGTCAGATGCGCTGACTTTCGTCATCAAGGTTCCTTTCGGCGAATTTTCAACAACGGTTGCTTTGTATATCTCCTGCGTAAAAACCGGGGCATTGTCGTTCGCATCTAATACAATGACGTGTATCTGCACTGTTCCAGACAACTGAGGCTCACCTCCATCGAGGGCGGTTAAGACTAACGATATCTGCTCCTGTTTCTCTCGATCTAAAGGCTTCTGTAAAACCATCTCTACCTTTTTACTCCCGTCAGGTTGATTTTTCAGTTTTAACTGGAAATTAGCAGTGGGATTAAGGATGTAGCTCTGGAGACCGTTCACGTCAACGTCAGGATCCATCGCCCTCTCCAGCATAAACGTAGAGCCAGGAACAGCGGATTCGCTAATTTCAAAACGTCTCTCGTTCTTTTTAAAAGTAGGAGAGTTATCGTTTACATCTGTAATCTCAACAGTTACTCGAAAGAATTCCATGGGATTTTCTAAAATAATCTGAAAATGCAGTGCACAAGGCGTCGTCTGTCCGCAGAGCGCTTCACGGTCTATTCTCTCTTTGATAAGGAGAACTCCCCTTTCTTTATTCAGTTCGATGTATTCTGCGCTGTCTCCAGTATAAATACGAGCTTTACCGGATTTCAGTCTTTTGATATCTAAACCCAAATCCTGCGCTATGTTACCGACTAAAGAGCCTTTCGCCATTTCCTCCGGAATGGAGTAACTGACCTGCCCGTtcactgaactgagag of Salvelinus alpinus chromosome 4, SLU_Salpinus.1, whole genome shotgun sequence contains these proteins:
- the LOC139574169 gene encoding protocadherin gamma-A11-like isoform X34, translating into MSDRTMTRQVLLFFSVLSLSSVNGQVSYSIPEEMAKGSLVGNIAQDLGLDIKRLKSGKARIYTGDSAEYIELNKERGVLLIKERIDREALCGQTTPCALHFQIILENPMEFFRVTVEITDVNDNSPTFKKNERRFEISESAVPGSTFMLERAMDPDVDVNGLQSYILNPTANFQLKLKNQPDGSKKVEMVLQKPLDREKQEQISLVLTALDGGEPQLSGTVQIHVIVLDANDNAPVFTQEIYKATVVENSPKGTLMTKVSASDADKGSNSLVSYSLSSSTDLFELDSDSGELRLIGQIDYEKAQHYQMFIEAMDEGGLSDSSKIIIDIIDVNDNSPVINIMSKSSSIAEDSSPNIVIAMINVNDPDSDHNGQVNCGINENIPFTIKSTSNGFYSLVTDGDLDRERASEYNIIVTCSDEGVPSLSSSVTLTLHISDVNDNAPVFERSSYEAYIIENNTPGLSIFTVKARDADWNQNARVSYILEEDSVNGVPVSSYVSVSADSGVIHAVRSFDYEQIKDFQFRVKAQDGGSPPLSSNVTVKIMIHDQNDNAPQVLYPVQTSSSLVAEMVPRSADVGYLVTKVVAVDVDSGQNAWLSYKLQKATDRALFEVGLQNGEIRTIRQVNDKDAVKQRLTVVVEDNGQPARSATVNVNVAVADSFPEVLSEFTDFTHDKEYNDNLTFYLVLALAVVSFLFITCLVVIISVKIYRWRQSRILYHSNLPVIPYYPPRYADTLGTGTLQHVYNYEVCRTTDSRKSDCQFARPCSQNVLIMDPSSTGTMQRMQSERNILDEPDSPLEQKPPNADWRFTQGQRPGPSGAGGPPEMAMGTGPWPNPPTEAEQLQALMAAANEVSEATATLGPGTMGLSTRYSPQFTLQHVPDYRQNVYIPGSTATLTSNPQQQQQQQMLMQQQMAAQHQALQAQPSEAAAQPEPPKAAQTPASKKKSTKKEKK